Proteins from a genomic interval of Paenibacillus sp. FSL R5-0623:
- the uraA gene encoding uracil permease: protein MQREIQVNQKMPLGSGSLLSLQHLFAMFGSTVLVPNLFGVDPSMILLMNGIGTLLYILMCKGKIPAYLGSSFAFIAPVTSVLKTHPENGYSMALGAFIITGIVFCLVALIVKYAGTGWINVVFPPAVMGAIVALIGLELVPVAAGMAGLINSDPLANPNWVPQAKPIILSMATLGITVIGAVTFRGFPKIIHILIGIVVGYILGYSMGLVDKQAIGNADFLSLPTVTTPTFDWSVVFTILPVALVVIVEHIGHLLVTSSIVGKDLSKDPGLHRSLLGNGVSTILSGFVGSTPNTTYGENIGVMALTRVYSTYVIGGAAVIAIVLSFSGTFSALVANIPVPVMGGVSLLLFGVIAASGLRILVEQKVDFAKPTNLILTTLVLVIGLSGTEVIFYGVHLKGMALATIVGILMSLLFKLFEVLGWLNEDSRKQPITEKTSD, encoded by the coding sequence TTGCAACGCGAAATTCAGGTTAATCAAAAGATGCCACTCGGCTCAGGTTCACTGCTTAGCCTTCAGCATTTGTTCGCCATGTTTGGCAGCACGGTGCTTGTACCGAACCTGTTCGGTGTCGACCCTAGTATGATATTGCTGATGAACGGAATTGGAACCCTGCTGTACATACTAATGTGTAAAGGAAAAATCCCCGCCTATTTGGGTTCCAGCTTTGCTTTTATTGCTCCTGTAACATCAGTGTTAAAAACACATCCAGAGAACGGCTACTCCATGGCTCTTGGCGCCTTTATCATAACAGGTATTGTTTTCTGCCTGGTAGCTCTCATTGTGAAATATGCGGGAACAGGCTGGATTAACGTGGTATTCCCACCAGCAGTTATGGGTGCCATCGTTGCTTTGATCGGTCTGGAGCTTGTACCTGTTGCAGCTGGTATGGCCGGATTGATTAATTCCGATCCGCTAGCTAATCCCAACTGGGTTCCTCAGGCGAAACCTATTATACTCTCCATGGCCACGCTTGGGATCACTGTCATTGGTGCCGTAACATTCCGTGGATTCCCCAAAATCATTCATATTCTAATCGGTATCGTAGTGGGTTATATCCTTGGTTATTCTATGGGTCTGGTTGATAAACAGGCTATTGGAAATGCTGATTTCCTCTCACTACCAACCGTAACCACTCCTACATTTGACTGGTCTGTTGTCTTTACCATTTTACCTGTAGCACTCGTGGTTATTGTAGAACATATTGGACATTTACTTGTAACGAGCAGCATTGTAGGCAAAGATCTATCCAAAGACCCTGGCCTCCATCGTTCCCTGCTTGGAAACGGCGTATCTACCATATTGTCCGGCTTTGTAGGATCTACTCCCAATACAACCTATGGTGAGAACATCGGTGTTATGGCACTGACTCGTGTCTACTCCACATATGTCATTGGTGGTGCAGCAGTTATTGCAATCGTACTCTCCTTCTCAGGAACATTTTCGGCGCTTGTAGCCAACATTCCTGTACCCGTTATGGGCGGCGTATCCCTGCTCCTGTTCGGGGTAATTGCAGCCTCCGGTCTGCGTATTCTGGTTGAACAGAAAGTTGACTTTGCCAAACCAACCAATCTGATTCTCACTACACTTGTACTGGTCATCGGACTGAGTGGTACAGAAGTTATCTTCTATGGCGTTCATCTGAAAGGGATGGCACTCGCAACCATCGTTGGAATCCTGATGAGCTTATTGTTCAAGTTGTTTGAAGTGCTGGGTTGGTTGAATGAAGACTCCAGAAAACAGCCTATTACTGAAAAAACATCTGATTAA
- a CDS encoding adenine phosphoribosyltransferase, which translates to MDFKDYIRVIPDFPQPGISFKDITTLLKDGEMYRNAINELKVMVSDLKIDVIAGPEARGFVVGAPLAYALGVGFAPIRKSGKLPGETIEVGYDLEYGKDTLAMHTDAIEKGQNVLIADDLLATGGTIATSINLIEQLGGNVVGAAFLIELSDLNGRAKLPERIDVFTLMNY; encoded by the coding sequence TTGGATTTTAAAGATTATATTCGTGTCATTCCTGACTTTCCACAACCGGGAATCAGCTTTAAGGACATTACAACATTGTTGAAGGATGGAGAAATGTACCGCAATGCGATCAATGAACTGAAAGTGATGGTTTCTGATCTCAAGATTGACGTTATTGCTGGACCTGAAGCACGTGGTTTCGTTGTGGGCGCCCCTCTGGCATATGCTCTTGGTGTCGGTTTTGCTCCGATTCGCAAAAGTGGAAAACTGCCTGGAGAGACGATTGAAGTTGGTTATGATCTCGAGTATGGCAAGGATACACTCGCGATGCACACAGATGCGATTGAAAAAGGTCAAAATGTCCTGATCGCAGATGATCTGCTCGCAACGGGTGGAACGATTGCAACTTCCATCAACTTGATTGAACAATTGGGTGGGAACGTTGTCGGAGCTGCCTTCCTGATCGAACTGTCTGATCTGAATGGTCGTGCTAAATTGCCAGAGAGAATCGATGTATTCACATTGATGAATTACTAA
- the recJ gene encoding single-stranded-DNA-specific exonuclease RecJ — translation MLYSQYRWNTPNIDLEAAAGLSQALSVSPLVGRLLVSRGVHNENEAERFLHPDLNQMHDPYLLLGMNEAVPRIKLALEREEHILIYGDYDADGVSSTSLMIHLMRHLGASYDIYIPHRSNEGYGLHNHALDWAHQQGVSLIITVDTGISAVEQIAYAATLGIEVIVTDHHEPPEILPEAFTLINPKLPGCPYPFKGLAGAGVALKLAQALIGEVPGEWMEIAAIGTVADLMPLEGENRVIVSYGIESMRGSRLPGVSALLEISGVDQSQVTSINIAFAMAPRINASGRLDHAGRAVSLLTTENLDEAHTLAGQLDLLNRERQQVVEGILQEATAQLEQKIQLRSGSVPDVIVLAGEGWNVGVVGIVASKLLERYYRPTLILGIDPETGVCKGSARSIEGLDIYQALTVNKHTMDHYGGHPAAAGMTLHRDQLEELEAGLNEFAASVLTEEDFVPQRLADDECRISDVPLKVIQEIDRLQPFGMSNPSPRFVLRSVTVKETRTMGREKRHLKLVLEQDGQQLETVAFGKGALAEFLLPGSVIDVMGELSINEWNGMRKPQLMLQDIHVPQVQVFDLRGNAEPLNAMKHFLSSLEVHLRYKSGSVGAIVRKETDVSEGNSLYEPCLWVYDRKVGLFPCNAAAQHYGQEQVRTLFVFDTPETPEQLDAMLALFSGAENIILLHGSGNRRDRLQMPSRELFKRIYMQVLKWKAEPVEEQEITPVLSRQCGCSPRMITMMLDVFEELSFITRDNGKIAFVDNPPKRELTASRHYQALENMAEIEQVMLDAATPQLTQWMISRMKGVS, via the coding sequence TTGCTTTATTCGCAATACCGGTGGAATACACCGAATATCGATTTGGAGGCGGCTGCGGGACTCTCGCAGGCGCTTTCCGTTTCCCCCCTTGTTGGACGTTTGCTTGTGAGTCGAGGAGTGCACAATGAGAATGAGGCAGAACGTTTTTTGCATCCTGACCTGAATCAGATGCATGATCCCTATCTGTTACTCGGCATGAATGAAGCTGTGCCACGAATCAAGCTGGCATTGGAGCGGGAAGAACATATTTTGATTTACGGGGATTATGACGCCGATGGCGTATCCAGCACATCGCTCATGATCCATTTGATGCGTCATCTTGGGGCTTCGTACGATATATATATCCCTCATCGCTCGAATGAAGGGTATGGATTGCACAACCATGCGTTGGATTGGGCGCATCAACAAGGCGTTTCATTGATTATTACCGTGGACACCGGAATCAGTGCTGTTGAACAGATTGCCTATGCGGCAACGCTGGGCATCGAAGTCATTGTGACAGATCACCACGAGCCGCCTGAAATTTTGCCCGAAGCCTTTACACTTATTAATCCGAAACTTCCGGGATGTCCGTATCCTTTTAAAGGTTTGGCAGGAGCGGGAGTAGCCTTGAAGCTCGCTCAGGCATTAATCGGGGAAGTGCCCGGTGAATGGATGGAGATTGCCGCCATTGGTACCGTTGCCGATCTGATGCCTTTGGAAGGGGAGAACCGGGTTATTGTCAGTTATGGAATAGAATCGATGCGTGGTTCACGTCTGCCCGGTGTAAGTGCATTGCTGGAAATCAGTGGGGTTGATCAGAGTCAGGTGACTTCGATTAATATTGCCTTTGCCATGGCACCTCGTATTAATGCCAGTGGACGTTTGGATCATGCCGGGAGAGCGGTATCGCTTCTCACCACCGAGAATCTGGATGAAGCTCATACGCTTGCCGGCCAGCTTGATCTATTGAATCGGGAGCGGCAGCAAGTCGTAGAGGGCATATTACAAGAAGCAACGGCACAGTTGGAACAAAAGATACAGCTTCGTTCAGGATCCGTTCCAGATGTAATCGTATTGGCTGGGGAGGGCTGGAACGTCGGAGTGGTTGGTATTGTGGCTTCCAAATTGCTGGAGCGTTATTACCGACCTACACTTATCCTTGGGATCGATCCAGAGACCGGTGTCTGCAAGGGCTCTGCGCGCTCCATTGAGGGGTTGGATATCTATCAGGCGCTCACAGTCAATAAACACACCATGGACCATTACGGGGGGCATCCGGCTGCAGCAGGTATGACCCTGCATCGGGATCAGTTGGAGGAACTTGAGGCAGGTTTGAATGAGTTTGCTGCATCTGTGTTGACCGAAGAAGACTTTGTACCTCAGCGTCTTGCGGATGATGAATGCAGAATCAGTGATGTTCCACTGAAAGTAATTCAGGAGATCGACAGATTGCAGCCTTTCGGGATGAGCAATCCCTCGCCGCGGTTTGTATTGAGAAGTGTGACTGTGAAGGAAACCAGAACGATGGGACGAGAGAAACGCCATCTGAAATTGGTTCTGGAACAGGATGGTCAGCAACTGGAAACCGTTGCTTTTGGTAAGGGAGCGTTAGCAGAGTTCCTTCTCCCAGGTTCCGTTATTGATGTGATGGGAGAACTGTCCATCAATGAATGGAATGGGATGAGAAAACCTCAACTGATGCTTCAGGACATTCATGTTCCTCAGGTTCAAGTGTTTGATTTGCGCGGTAATGCCGAGCCATTAAATGCGATGAAGCATTTCTTGAGCTCACTTGAGGTACATCTGCGATATAAATCAGGTTCTGTTGGTGCTATTGTTCGGAAAGAAACAGATGTTTCCGAGGGAAATTCATTGTATGAACCTTGCCTTTGGGTATATGATAGAAAGGTCGGGTTATTTCCGTGTAATGCTGCTGCACAGCATTATGGACAGGAACAAGTCCGGACGTTATTTGTGTTTGATACGCCGGAAACCCCGGAACAACTTGATGCCATGCTGGCTTTGTTCAGTGGAGCTGAGAATATCATCCTTCTGCACGGATCAGGCAACCGCCGAGATCGCCTTCAGATGCCTTCCAGAGAACTCTTTAAGCGTATTTATATGCAGGTGTTGAAATGGAAAGCTGAACCCGTGGAGGAACAAGAGATTACTCCTGTGCTCAGTCGTCAGTGTGGTTGTTCGCCGCGCATGATTACGATGATGTTGGATGTATTCGAAGAGTTATCCTTCATTACCCGTGATAACGGCAAAATTGCGTTTGTGGATAACCCGCCTAAGCGTGAACTAACCGCTTCACGTCACTATCAGGCGCTCGAAAATATGGCTGAGATAGAACAGGTGATGTTGGATGCAGCCACACCGCAACTGACACAATGGATGATATCCCGGATGAAGGGCGTATCTTAG
- a CDS encoding cation diffusion facilitator family transporter, protein MTREHIPSAQAATWSGIAGNMGLAVIKAGVGYMANSKSLLADGLYSASEAGSALAGLFPSKSVRDKSKARRERFKQHSRVARPGISVLLSVLILMGGLQLAISALGSLSGSEPEAPGKSVLLVAVAALAVKEAIFQFQYRYFRKRNQSQALAYAQQHRRALYCSLTVLIGIIGSMAGEETGLSMLLYLDPTAALIASCFVLHKGYRMIVDTVYGSLVQELEQEEASDFKETVQRVYGIITIEHLVAREQEHDVTIELVISVNPRISILEAQEIANRAKTLLLTRFSHVKEVQIQAIPYDPGYPYKSNHELPDHEATLIQ, encoded by the coding sequence ATGACCAGAGAACATATCCCATCTGCTCAGGCTGCCACATGGAGCGGTATTGCTGGTAATATGGGACTTGCGGTGATCAAAGCGGGAGTCGGTTATATGGCAAACAGCAAATCATTGCTCGCTGACGGCTTGTATTCTGCTTCTGAAGCTGGTTCTGCCCTGGCTGGTCTCTTTCCCTCCAAGTCTGTACGCGATAAGAGCAAGGCTCGCAGGGAACGCTTTAAACAACATTCACGTGTTGCTAGACCCGGAATCTCAGTATTGTTATCTGTGCTGATCCTCATGGGTGGATTACAGCTTGCTATCTCCGCATTGGGTAGTCTCTCCGGAAGTGAACCGGAAGCACCCGGCAAGTCGGTACTTTTGGTGGCTGTTGCAGCTCTGGCTGTGAAAGAAGCGATTTTTCAATTTCAGTACAGATATTTCCGTAAACGAAACCAGTCTCAGGCGCTGGCCTATGCACAGCAACATCGCCGTGCACTCTATTGCTCGCTCACCGTGTTAATTGGCATTATAGGATCCATGGCTGGTGAAGAGACGGGTTTGAGTATGCTGCTCTACCTGGACCCCACGGCTGCGTTGATTGCTTCCTGTTTTGTGCTTCACAAGGGTTACCGAATGATTGTGGACACAGTCTATGGTTCACTCGTTCAGGAACTGGAGCAGGAAGAAGCCTCAGATTTCAAAGAGACCGTACAGCGGGTATATGGCATCATTACCATTGAGCATTTGGTTGCACGTGAACAGGAACATGACGTTACGATTGAGCTGGTCATTAGTGTGAATCCAAGGATCTCGATACTGGAAGCACAGGAGATTGCAAATCGGGCCAAGACACTACTGCTAACCCGTTTCAGTCATGTGAAAGAAGTACAGATTCAAGCGATACCTTATGATCCAGGCTATCCCTATAAATCCAATCATGAACTGCCCGATCACGAAGCGACATTAATTCAGTAG
- the secF gene encoding protein translocase subunit SecF — translation MRFNWNFDYIKGSKIAYTFSIILTVVGIISLLSLGLNYAVDFRSGSNVDITVSKAITAEQINPIVNELGVDTKEVQITTGSDRVNVRFSNVLDENQESKFKQEFSNLDETASYEVNTVDPEMAKELERNAIYAVLIASIGIMIYVAIRFEWRFALAAVVSIFHDAFVVISVFSIFRLEVNLTFITAVLTIVGFSINDTIVIFDRIRENLRFAKKSTKADLREVVNRSLAQTMTRSLNTTFTVFIASLCLFIFGGESIRMFSLAMVIGTFFGAYSSIYIAAPLWFTLKGKQVDKPKTVAKESN, via the coding sequence GTGCGCTTTAATTGGAATTTTGATTATATTAAAGGAAGTAAAATTGCCTATACATTCTCGATCATTTTGACTGTAGTAGGGATTATCAGTTTGCTCTCACTTGGATTGAACTACGCCGTTGATTTCCGTTCAGGATCAAATGTGGATATCACCGTATCCAAAGCCATCACAGCGGAGCAAATCAATCCAATCGTGAATGAACTGGGTGTTGACACAAAGGAAGTTCAGATCACGACTGGATCTGATCGGGTTAATGTTCGATTCTCGAACGTACTGGATGAAAACCAAGAAAGCAAATTCAAGCAAGAATTTAGCAACCTGGATGAGACGGCTTCCTATGAAGTGAATACCGTTGATCCAGAGATGGCCAAAGAGCTTGAGCGTAATGCGATCTATGCGGTACTGATTGCCAGTATCGGAATCATGATCTATGTTGCGATTCGATTCGAATGGCGATTCGCTTTGGCAGCGGTTGTTTCCATATTCCATGATGCTTTCGTAGTTATAAGTGTATTTTCTATATTCCGTCTTGAAGTGAATCTGACCTTTATTACGGCGGTACTAACCATTGTCGGATTCTCGATTAACGATACCATCGTTATTTTTGACCGGATTCGGGAGAATCTGCGTTTCGCCAAAAAATCAACGAAAGCTGATCTGCGTGAAGTGGTCAACCGGAGTTTAGCCCAAACGATGACGCGCTCGCTGAATACAACATTTACTGTATTTATTGCTTCACTCTGTTTGTTTATTTTTGGCGGAGAGTCTATTCGTATGTTCTCTCTGGCGATGGTGATCGGAACATTCTTTGGTGCCTATTCTTCAATCTATATCGCCGCTCCATTATGGTTCACGCTCAAAGGTAAACAAGTGGATAAGCCAAAAACAGTAGCTAAAGAATCTAACTAA
- the secD gene encoding protein translocase subunit SecD, with the protein MKRIISFILVVLVTTGVMVGTSPELLKNIRLGLDLKGGYEILYEAEPLEAGQQVTKASLVQTAKSLESRANALGTSEPEVTTEGSNRIRLKLAGVTDEAEVRAKMKEPAVLTFRSKAENDKEGEYTKIELRGNEFVENAAKVVFTQLNEPMIDIQVKDKAKFSEITKRLIGQPLAIYLDDELLSAPTVRQQLTDGSAQISGAYTRDEANQLRDTINLGALPLKLTEKYSQSVGATLGKLSLDQTIKAGLIGSVIILVFMIGLYRIPGIIASFALITHTWLVLAIFYLGEFVLTLPGIAAFILGIGMAVDANIITYERIKEEMRSGKSILSSVKAGGKHSFRTIIDSNVTTIIAAAVMFFLGTGAVKGFALVLIFDIVTSIITNIFFSRFLLTLLVRANVLKKPKYFGVKESEIRAL; encoded by the coding sequence ATGAAAAGAATTATCAGTTTCATTCTGGTCGTGCTTGTCACCACAGGGGTAATGGTGGGAACAAGCCCGGAACTGCTCAAAAATATACGCTTGGGCCTTGATTTAAAGGGAGGCTACGAGATCTTATATGAAGCAGAGCCGCTCGAAGCAGGTCAACAAGTCACCAAAGCATCTTTGGTGCAAACGGCCAAAAGCCTTGAAAGCCGCGCCAATGCGCTCGGAACAAGCGAACCGGAGGTAACCACTGAAGGAAGCAACCGGATTCGATTGAAGTTGGCAGGGGTTACGGATGAGGCTGAAGTTAGAGCCAAAATGAAAGAACCGGCTGTTCTGACCTTCCGTAGTAAAGCTGAGAACGACAAGGAAGGCGAATACACCAAAATTGAGCTTCGCGGAAATGAATTTGTTGAGAATGCAGCCAAAGTTGTGTTCACTCAATTGAATGAGCCTATGATTGACATTCAAGTGAAAGACAAAGCAAAATTTTCCGAGATTACCAAACGTTTGATCGGACAACCTCTCGCCATTTATTTGGACGATGAGTTGCTCTCTGCTCCAACCGTTAGACAACAGTTAACAGATGGTTCCGCTCAGATTTCGGGTGCTTACACACGTGACGAAGCAAACCAGCTTCGTGACACCATTAACCTGGGTGCATTGCCACTGAAACTTACAGAGAAGTATTCACAAAGTGTTGGTGCAACACTTGGTAAGCTTTCTCTGGATCAGACCATTAAAGCGGGATTGATTGGTTCCGTTATTATTCTAGTGTTCATGATTGGGCTTTATCGCATTCCTGGTATTATCGCGAGTTTTGCCTTGATTACACATACGTGGCTGGTACTTGCAATCTTCTATTTAGGAGAATTTGTGCTTACCCTTCCAGGTATTGCGGCGTTTATCCTGGGTATAGGGATGGCGGTGGATGCCAATATCATCACGTACGAACGGATCAAGGAAGAGATGCGCAGTGGTAAGTCGATCTTGTCATCGGTTAAAGCGGGTGGTAAACATTCCTTCCGTACAATCATTGACTCCAATGTCACAACCATTATTGCAGCCGCTGTTATGTTCTTCCTAGGTACAGGTGCGGTTAAAGGGTTTGCACTCGTGCTGATTTTTGATATTGTCACCAGCATTATCACGAATATTTTCTTCTCCCGCTTCCTGTTGACCCTGCTCGTACGGGCTAACGTGTTGAAGAAGCCTAAGTACTTCGGAGTGAAGGAGAGTGAAATTCGTGCGCTTTAA
- a CDS encoding post-transcriptional regulator, with amino-acid sequence MNDVELEQSIEMLCRSKAEELRLVGYEYVTSKDVWICVSHKYEKQGIPPLHQLVNDILSLKATSFMNFMTVSAYRGSSF; translated from the coding sequence ATGAATGATGTGGAGTTGGAACAGTCAATAGAGATGCTCTGCCGTAGCAAAGCGGAGGAATTAAGGCTTGTCGGTTACGAATATGTCACCAGTAAAGATGTCTGGATTTGCGTCAGTCATAAATATGAAAAACAGGGCATTCCACCGCTTCACCAGCTGGTGAACGACATTTTGTCACTGAAAGCAACAAGCTTTATGAACTTTATGACCGTGTCTGCATACCGGGGGTCCTCTTTCTAG
- the spoVB gene encoding stage V sporulation protein B, with amino-acid sequence MKKQTFIQGAMILLAAGIINRILGFIPRIALPRVIGAEGVGIYQLSYPFFIVLVTLITGGIPLAVAKLVAEADTGANRYSPQRILQVSLSFTLTLGVVFMFLCILFAPWVTKYVLTDERVYHTFVSMSPMIAIIAVSAVYRGYFQGKQNMMPTAISSIVETIIRIVCVIWFAWLLLPHGIAQAAAGAMLGALVGEFGGMLVLLWKYNRQKKELPLAKHQNMPNLTTKPSAKPLNSIPSVTKETGTPQPGLIRRLLAISIPVTAGRLVGSLSYLAETIVTAQSLALAGISKGLATAQYGALQGMIIPLLLLPGALTSSLATSLVPSLSEASAQGDRALIHKRMHQALRLALVTGAPFSVFMYVLAEPMCLVLYNDASIGSMLKLMAPFALFIYIQAPLQAALQALDRPGKALLNTFIGAVIKITLILTLASRPEYGIFGAVIAICVNSTVVTLLHAQSVRSLLQFRFKMMDWVKTGAGMFIMGAATLLVYEETAMILPFWVRMLLAPFVGLIVYFIVMGWTKMIDFHDLSRAPLIGSWFKRRSGK; translated from the coding sequence TTGAAGAAACAGACATTTATCCAGGGGGCCATGATCCTGCTCGCGGCAGGCATAATTAATCGAATACTTGGTTTCATTCCGCGCATTGCGCTGCCACGAGTCATTGGTGCAGAAGGTGTTGGCATCTACCAATTGAGCTATCCCTTTTTTATTGTACTGGTGACATTAATTACGGGTGGTATTCCGCTCGCTGTAGCCAAGCTCGTAGCGGAAGCTGATACCGGTGCCAATCGTTATTCCCCCCAGCGAATCCTGCAAGTAAGCTTAAGCTTTACGTTGACCCTGGGTGTTGTATTCATGTTTTTGTGCATCCTATTTGCACCCTGGGTTACCAAGTACGTGCTCACAGATGAGCGGGTGTACCATACGTTCGTTAGTATGAGCCCCATGATTGCCATTATCGCCGTATCTGCTGTCTACAGAGGGTATTTCCAAGGTAAGCAAAACATGATGCCTACTGCCATTTCATCCATTGTTGAAACCATCATTCGTATCGTCTGTGTCATTTGGTTTGCCTGGCTTCTCCTCCCCCACGGTATTGCCCAAGCTGCTGCTGGTGCCATGCTGGGCGCACTCGTTGGAGAATTCGGCGGTATGCTTGTACTCTTGTGGAAGTATAACAGGCAGAAGAAAGAGTTACCGCTAGCCAAACATCAGAACATGCCCAATCTCACAACCAAACCTTCAGCCAAGCCTTTAAATTCAATACCTTCAGTTACGAAAGAAACGGGTACTCCACAGCCGGGATTAATCCGGCGTTTGCTTGCAATCTCTATTCCTGTTACAGCAGGCCGATTGGTTGGCTCCTTATCCTATCTGGCCGAAACTATTGTTACTGCCCAGAGTCTGGCTCTGGCAGGCATATCCAAGGGACTTGCTACAGCACAATATGGTGCATTACAAGGTATGATTATTCCTTTGTTGCTGTTGCCGGGGGCACTAACCTCATCGCTCGCGACATCACTTGTGCCTTCACTGTCCGAAGCTTCTGCCCAGGGAGATCGCGCACTCATTCACAAACGAATGCATCAGGCATTACGCTTGGCACTTGTGACAGGTGCTCCATTTTCTGTATTTATGTATGTGCTTGCCGAACCGATGTGTCTTGTTCTGTATAATGATGCATCGATCGGAAGCATGCTGAAGCTAATGGCTCCTTTTGCTTTGTTCATTTATATTCAAGCTCCTCTTCAAGCTGCGTTACAAGCTCTTGACCGTCCAGGTAAAGCATTGCTAAATACGTTTATCGGTGCTGTTATCAAAATTACGTTGATTCTAACGCTTGCGTCCCGGCCTGAATATGGCATCTTCGGTGCAGTCATCGCCATCTGTGTGAATTCTACGGTAGTTACCCTGTTACATGCCCAAAGCGTACGTAGCCTGCTACAGTTCCGCTTCAAAATGATGGATTGGGTCAAGACGGGTGCAGGAATGTTTATCATGGGAGCAGCGACCCTACTCGTATACGAAGAGACTGCCATGATATTGCCTTTTTGGGTGAGGATGCTTCTCGCTCCTTTTGTCGGGCTTATCGTGTATTTCATCGTCATGGGCTGGACCAAAATGATTGACTTTCATGATCTGTCCCGTGCTCCTTTGATTGGTTCATGGTTCAAGCGCCGCTCAGGCAAATGA
- a CDS encoding DUF421 domain-containing protein gives MNFPDVGSHIFRTILMYFLVYCAMRVMGKREIGKLSMFDLVVSIMLAEMAAFVIEDIDKPLSHGIAPMLTLIIVQIGMAFIGLKSRRLRLIIDGKPTVLISKGVLHRDEMRKQRYNLDDLLQQLREQNVDSIGEVDFAILETTGKLTVFPKDENTSKDSNSSGSDSEDSSSSKSKTGKNQIDGSPNIKFPNIKYEGLPLPLIMDGKVQDQNLEIIQKTRFWLKNQIQQNGIMDFKDVFICSIDHNGKIYVSPKDDKK, from the coding sequence GTGAACTTCCCAGATGTCGGATCACATATCTTTCGAACCATTCTCATGTACTTTCTGGTGTACTGTGCAATGAGGGTTATGGGTAAACGTGAGATAGGTAAGCTATCCATGTTTGATCTTGTCGTGTCCATTATGCTTGCTGAAATGGCTGCTTTTGTCATTGAAGATATTGATAAACCGCTCTCTCACGGGATTGCCCCCATGCTTACTTTGATCATTGTACAGATCGGAATGGCCTTTATAGGTCTTAAAAGTCGGCGTCTTCGCCTGATAATTGATGGCAAACCTACTGTTTTGATCTCCAAAGGCGTTCTTCACCGGGATGAGATGCGGAAGCAACGATATAATCTGGATGATCTATTGCAACAACTCCGTGAACAGAATGTAGACAGTATTGGTGAGGTTGATTTCGCTATTTTGGAGACCACAGGCAAGCTGACCGTGTTTCCCAAGGATGAGAATACTTCTAAGGACAGCAATTCTTCCGGTTCTGACTCAGAAGATTCTTCTTCCAGTAAATCCAAAACGGGAAAAAACCAGATTGACGGATCTCCAAATATCAAATTTCCAAATATTAAATATGAAGGTCTGCCACTACCCTTAATTATGGACGGAAAGGTCCAGGATCAGAATCTGGAGATCATTCAGAAAACGAGATTTTGGCTGAAAAATCAAATTCAACAGAACGGAATTATGGATTTCAAAGATGTATTTATATGCTCCATTGACCACAATGGGAAGATATATGTCAGTCCAAAAGATGATAAAAAATGA
- a CDS encoding TIGR04086 family membrane protein, which produces MQLIRRLVSFRVSNPILSGLCQAFVWMFIGALILSLFLWMSGMREQDLSLYTYVVHGLSLLVGGFVAGKRSGEKGWYYGGITGIVYGLLVLLIGFLALDASFNWKDSLQLLSAFFISALGGMFGVNTHRS; this is translated from the coding sequence ATGCAATTGATCCGCCGCTTGGTTTCGTTTCGAGTGTCCAATCCGATTCTGTCAGGCCTCTGTCAGGCTTTTGTATGGATGTTTATCGGGGCATTAATTCTCTCCTTGTTTCTCTGGATGAGCGGAATGCGGGAACAGGACCTCTCGTTGTATACCTATGTTGTTCATGGCTTGTCATTATTGGTCGGTGGTTTTGTCGCAGGCAAACGCTCTGGTGAAAAAGGATGGTACTACGGAGGGATTACCGGAATTGTATATGGACTCCTTGTGCTATTGATCGGTTTTCTCGCGCTGGATGCTTCGTTTAATTGGAAAGATAGTTTACAACTGCTTAGCGCGTTCTTCATTTCAGCTCTCGGTGGCATGTTCGGTGTTAATACGCATCGCTCCTAA